The genomic stretch AGGGCACGCAGCAGGGCAGGACCGGCACCAGTTCCAGCATGAACAGCTCCAGCTGGAATCACATCGCCGACGCGGAAGCCGGCGATTTCGTCACGGTCGGCTCGCTGCTCAAGGGCCGCTTCCATCTCGAGCGGGAGATCGGCCGCGGCGGCATGGGCGTGGTGTTCAAGGCGCGCGACGAGCGCAAGGTCGAGGCGCGCGACCGCGACCCCTACGTCGCGGTGAAGGTGCTGAACGACGAATTCCGCCGCCATCCCGATTCGCTGATCTCGCTGCAGCGCGAGTCGCGACGCTCGCAGCAGCTGGCGCACGACAACATCGTGCGCGTCTACGATTTCGACAAGGACCGCACGATCGTCTTCATGACGATGGAATACGTCGACGGCTCCGATCTCAAGCAGCTGATCCGCGAGCGCGCCTACAACGGCATGCCGCTGGCGCAGGCGCGACCACTGATCGAGGGCATGGCACGGGCACTGAGCCGCGCGCACGCCGCCGGCGTGGTGCATTCCGACTTCAAGCCCGCGAACGTCATGGTCACCCGCGACGGCGTGCCGAAGGTGTTCGACTTCGGCATCGCCCGCGCCGGCAAGCACATGGGTGACGCGGTCGGCGAACAGACCGTGTTCGATGCCGGAACGCTGGGCGCGCTGACCCCAGCCTACGCCAGCCTGGAGATGATCCGCGGCGAAGACCCGGTACCCGGCGACGACGTCTATGCGCTGGGCTGCGTGACGTTCGAGCTGCTGACCGGCAAGCACCCGTACGACAAGGCCAGCGCCGAAGTGGCGATGAAGGAAGGGCGCAAGCCACCGCCGGTGAAGGGTCTGACCAAGCACCAGTACAAGGTGTTGTGCGCCAGCGTCGCCTTCACCAAGGGTCAGCGCCTGAAGAGCGCGAACGACCTGGTCGAGGGTTTGCGCGAAGTCGGCCTGCGCGAACGGGCCATGCCGTACTTCATGTATGGCGTGCCGGCCGCCCTGGTAATCGCCGGCGGCGTCTGGGCGTGGACCAATTACCGGCACAGCCACCACGTGGCCGAAGTGATCGCGCGGTTCACGCCGGCGCGCCCGGATCACTACGCCAACGAGAACCAGGCGCTGCAGGCGCTGGACACGCTGGGCGACGACGACCGCAAACGCATCATCGTCGACCAGGGCGAGCTGATCCAGAACTACCTACTGAGCCGGATCGACGCCTACTGGAACCCCGCCAAGGATCGCTACGACTATGCCGGGGCGCAACGGGTATTCAAGCTGCGCGACGATCTGAAGCTGTACTCGCCGGCGCTGGACATCAAGCGCAGCAGCGTGGATGACCAGAAGAACGACCTGCTCAATTCACTGGATACGCAACTCACCCAGCAGATCGACGCGAACGCCATTTTCGAGAACCAGCCGGACAACGTCGTTCCCACGCTGGCGCACATCCGCGCGATCGATCCGAACAGTAGCCTGCTGAAGAACGCCGAGCTGGAGCTCAAGTACGACACGGCCATCGGCAAGTCGCTGGAGGCCGGACACGTCGACGAAGCGGCCGGCGAACTCAAGCTGGCCAGCAGCCTGTTTCCGGATTCCGCCCGCCTGAAGCAGCGCGGCGCGCAGTTGGACGAAATGGGCAAGGCGCTGGCGGCGCAACGGCTGCAGGAACAGCAGGCGCAGCAGTTGCAGCAGCGGCGCGAGCAGAGCCTGCTGGTCCTGACCGGCCTGCTCGACAAGGCGAGCAACGCCGATGACTGGCGCACCAAGGTGGCAACGGCATATCACGACGCGGCGGGCCTGCTCGGCGACGATCCGCGGCTGGCGGCGCAGGCCACCCGTTTGAAGCAGGCGCTGGCGGCGCAGGCGGCGGAGAAACAGGGTACGGGCGACCTGACTGGCGCGATCGGCATCGCCGGTTTCGGCATCGACTTGTTTCCCGGCGACTCGGCCCTCTCGGCGACGCGCCAGAGCTTGCTGGAGCAGCAGAACCAGCTGGCGCAGAAGGCAGCCACCGAGGCGCAGCGCAATGCGCTGGCCAAGAGCCGGGTCACCGACCTGCTGGCCAATCCGCTCGGCACCGTGGTCTGGCTGCAGGACGTCAAGAGCGCGTTGAACAACGCGCGCAGCCAGATCGGTGCCGATTCTCCGGACTATGCCGCGGTGCGCGGCCAGGTCGACGCCGGCCTCATCAAGTTGGCGCGCGAGCGGATCGCCGCCGGCGATCTCGATGCCGCCGAGCGCATCGGCCAGGCCGGCCAGCAACTCGATCCGGCCGAAGCCGGTCATGCGAAAGTCCTGGCCGACGTGACCAGCGCGCGCAACGCCGCCCAGCAGAAGAATCTGCAGCAACAGGCGCAGGCCCTCGCCGATGCGCGCACGACGCTGGCCGGGTTGGGCGCGAAACCGACACTGACGCCCGACTGGCAGCATTCGGTGGCGGCGGCGATGGACACGCTGCGTGCCGACACGTCACCCGAGACCAGGCGTGTGGTCGACGCGCTGGGTGCCGCCATCGCGCACGAGGCGGCCCGGCTCG from Rhodanobacter soli encodes the following:
- a CDS encoding protein kinase domain-containing protein — translated: MNSIAELVSAYQADKLKLPAVFDALGARGALAEAEYQAEREWLEQQRDAGALDPLIAKALLAKLAAVQVPLVPTVPDDDVTMIKPATQRPAVPSVPAAGSNDDEATRVQPTSRPGAPAAADVDDATVVKPTSRPTSPPVTDEATIVKPASGTPRPPTDGHTAGVTGTQGTQQGRTGTSSSMNSSSWNHIADAEAGDFVTVGSLLKGRFHLEREIGRGGMGVVFKARDERKVEARDRDPYVAVKVLNDEFRRHPDSLISLQRESRRSQQLAHDNIVRVYDFDKDRTIVFMTMEYVDGSDLKQLIRERAYNGMPLAQARPLIEGMARALSRAHAAGVVHSDFKPANVMVTRDGVPKVFDFGIARAGKHMGDAVGEQTVFDAGTLGALTPAYASLEMIRGEDPVPGDDVYALGCVTFELLTGKHPYDKASAEVAMKEGRKPPPVKGLTKHQYKVLCASVAFTKGQRLKSANDLVEGLREVGLRERAMPYFMYGVPAALVIAGGVWAWTNYRHSHHVAEVIARFTPARPDHYANENQALQALDTLGDDDRKRIIVDQGELIQNYLLSRIDAYWNPAKDRYDYAGAQRVFKLRDDLKLYSPALDIKRSSVDDQKNDLLNSLDTQLTQQIDANAIFENQPDNVVPTLAHIRAIDPNSSLLKNAELELKYDTAIGKSLEAGHVDEAAGELKLASSLFPDSARLKQRGAQLDEMGKALAAQRLQEQQAQQLQQRREQSLLVLTGLLDKASNADDWRTKVATAYHDAAGLLGDDPRLAAQATRLKQALAAQAAEKQGTGDLTGAIGIAGFGIDLFPGDSALSATRQSLLEQQNQLAQKAATEAQRNALAKSRVTDLLANPLGTVVWLQDVKSALNNARSQIGADSPDYAAVRGQVDAGLIKLARERIAAGDLDAAERIGQAGQQLDPAEAGHAKVLADVTSARNAAQQKNLQQQAQALADARTTLAGLGAKPTLTPDWQHSVAAAMDTLRADTSPETRRVVDALGAAIAHEAARLADPQHLPQARLAVDFGLKYVPKSTQLIAQAAALDALQQELQAKAAQESADAEVKSRIESMKSAVAAGDVGKASQSLARIKTLQPDNPFLKTEGPKLLADAYLGQAEDTFQKGRYQRAADVLGQGLGTLGGNPELRAAKARYDVVAAIMAAGKQPLASADYAQLKKQLDGIRRTDATELGKLETSMKMRGQLSAKSLAEQLDKLKPTSAAPAGPSVEAPVTAPVAETPAAVPGRLPTTTGKPGAAPGAKPPAVAEAAAPSGADSCSKPGLAGKGKFCSDSISGARGPLLVVVPGIGGGKAYAMSRAEISINEFNQFCRASGKCAAMTVADQDLGNAPVSNISLDQARAYARWLSDLSGGFTYRLPTDAEWVHAAKGGGGWKQAEDSNCVLPSAGGGDGSGAPVSARGRSRNPWGLVNMTGNVWEWVVSGGSVMVRGGSYSSYWSDCSVDTSRADGGSPQRDVGFRVLRELK